In Onychostoma macrolepis isolate SWU-2019 chromosome 06, ASM1243209v1, whole genome shotgun sequence, one DNA window encodes the following:
- the LOC131543073 gene encoding odorant receptor 131-2-like, whose protein sequence is MNSTIPKDPFYDMFIKNFISVVLGLIINYINGTFVLVFFKNTIFCSDPRYILYIHLVINDIIILSISVFLQIATYVFRNVNVSVCSLVLLFAVIVNKNNPLNLACMAIERYISICKPLHHPQICTVRRTYILIWFIWTLSAVPAFSDIFITLSTQPASFFSTVFLCHGLFIYNTWQHTVKDTVSNVVYLSFVWVTLIVTYFKVLSAANAASADRVSARKARNTILLHGGQLLLCMMSYVTALVDSALVNFFPQSRTTILFILYLLSNVLPRLLSPLIYGMRDKQFAERIKVYFCCKQVRTQIIPVK, encoded by the coding sequence ATGAACAGCACCATTCCAAAGGATCCGTTTTATGACATGTTCATCAAGAACTTCATCAGTGTAGTCCTCGGACTAATCATCAACTATATCAATGGGACATTTGTGCTTGTCTTTTTCAAAAATACCATTTTCTGCAGTGACCCAAGATACATTTTATACATCCATTTGGTAATCAATGACATAATTATTTTGTCCATTTCTGTGTTCTTACAAATTGCAACATATGTGTTTCGTAACGTCAATGTATCTGTTTGTTCTCTTGTGCTATTATTTGCAGTTATAGTCAACAAAAACAATCCGCTAAATCTGGCCTGCATGGCCATAGAGCGTTACATTTCCATTTGCAAACCATTACATCACCCACAAATATGCACAGTTCGCAGGACCTACATTCTCATCTGGTTCATATGGACTCTGTCAGCAGTGCCAGCTTTCAGTGATATATTCATCACATTATCAACTCAACCAGCAAGCTTTTTCTCAACTGTGTTTTTATGCCACGGATTGTTCATTTACAACACCTGGCAACACACAGTCAAAGATACTGTGTCGAATGTTGTGTATTTGTCATTTGTGTGGGTTACGCTGATCGTCACGTACTTCAAGGTTCTTTCCGCAGCAAACGCTGCTAGTGCAGATCGAGTGTCTGCTAGAAAGGCCCGGAACACGATACTGCTGCACGGAGGTCAGCTTTTACTGTGTATGATGTCCTACGTCACCGCACTCGTGGATTCAGCACTTGTCAATTTTTTTCCTCAGAGTCGAACAACTATTCTATTTATTCTGTATTTGTTGTCAAATGTTCTACCAAGGTTACTAAGCCCACTAATCTACGGTATGAGAGATAAGCAATTTGCTGAGCGTAtcaaagtttatttttgttgcaaACAAGTAAGGACACAGATAATTCCAGTAAAGTAA